CTAGCAGGGGAAATTCTCTTGTCCAAATGCTACGCGTGCCAGTTTGTCTGCATTCTGGTTTTCTGTTCTCGATACTTGCTAAATTTGGAAATATTTGAAGTGAGGCTGCTCAGCCTCTACCAATGCCAGATATCTCCTTAACTTTTCACTCTTCACAACAACTCCCCTCGCAGTTGACTTACTACCACTTGAGAATCGGCCCGAACTTCAATTTCAGTGGCTCTTAGAGCTCTGGCTACCTGTAATCTTGAAAGCAGTGCTTCATACTCTGCTtcattatttgttgttttgacTGCCAATATAATGGCATAATTATGCTCTTCTCCTACAAGTGCCATGATGTGCATCCCACTCCCCCTCCAGCTCCGTAAGACGAGCTGTCAATGAATACTTGTCAGGACATTATAGGACGCACACCATTGTCCTCTGCCGGGAACCCGATGAATTCGGCGATAAAATCTGCTAACCTAGTGAGCCTGAAAGTATGGACACAGCTTTCGCGTGGTTACTACTAATGTAAAAGCTAACTGCTCTATGTGGGGGTATCAGGCTTCAACTCCTTGATATGCCCAGCTGACGTAGTAAACTGGGTTTTGGATCCCCTTTTCCTTTCGAACCAATGCTGAAGAAGCCGTCTAGGGTGAGACAGCCAAGTACAAGGTCAATGTTTTCTGCACCGGGGCTGACTAAAGAGCAGCGGGCTCGTGAGATACTTATTAAGGCTTCGAATGCCTAGTCGCACTCGTCGTCCCATGTCTTCGCAAGATTGACTTTAATACCTTCTCAGGATTGACTTTAATACCTCATTTGGACACCATGAATCCCAGAAATTTTCCCGACCCGACACTGAAGGCGCACTTTGCCGGATTTAGCTTCATTTGATACTGTCGCAGTATCACAAAAGCTTCTCTTAAGTCGTTCAAATGTTGTTCTAAGGTCCTACTCTTGACTAACAGGTCTTCTACGTAGACTTCCATATTTCTTcctatttgatttttgaacataCGGTTGACCAATCATTGGTAGGTGGCCCCTGCATTCTGGAGGACGAAGGGCATTGCCTTGTAGCAGTACAAACCTCGGTCTATGATGAATGAAGTTTTCTCCTTATCCTCATGTTGATACGGATTTGGTTATACCCCGATTAGGCATTCATGAAGCTAAGCATGCAATGACCCGCTGTCGATTCTATAATGAGGTCGATGCGAGGAAGTGGAAGCTGTCCTTCGGGCAAGCTTTGCTGAGGTCAGTGAAGTTGacgcacattctccatttgCCGCTCGACTTCTTCACTAGCACTACATTAGACAACCATTCCGAATAGTGAGCTTCTCGGATGAACCTCACCCTTAGCAATCAGTCTACCTCTTCGGCTATGGCAACATTCTTTTTGGCACTAAATCTTCAGCGCTTCTGTCGTATCCCTTTGGCTTTTGGATCCACACTCAAGCTGTAATGTATGATTTTAGGAGCTATCTCAGGCATGTCCCCATGGTTCCATGTGAATACATCTAGATGTTCAACTAGGAACCGTCGCATGGCGTCTCTAGCTTCGGACATCATTTTGCTACTAATTGTCACTGTAGCTTTTGGTCGATCTGGGTGGAGGGTAACAAGCTCCAGTGGTTTTATTGGCTTGGCAATCCGGAGCTCCTGCTAGTCTCGAACTTCGCTTATAACCTCCGCGCGATCAGAGAGTAGAGCGCCGGTATCCTCTGTTGCTTGTTGTGCTTCATCCATGTGTGCATGGACTTCTCCCATCATGACCTTCCCATTCCTGAATGTCTGGCTCTCTGTCTGGCCTGTTTCCATGTCTCGGATAACTTCAACGAATCTTTAAGTTGCCAGGAATGGGTTGTCTCGGGTATACGAAAGACAGGCAAAACCTTTTACATCCCACAAACGACGCCACTGTTAATGTTGTATTTTGCACAACTTTGGGCCAAGCTTCGACAACACAGGTTTTCGAAAATGGGCTTGCAAAATGTAGAAAAGACTGCGGCTCTAAGAGTTCGGCCTAGGGGCCGAATAACCTCCAatgtcaaagttagtaaatattcttagaGGGTTGCAAATAAATTAGGGAGTTTAGGGATCAAAGAGATTTTTGGTACCTGAAATCGGCTATTTATACTATAGTCTGTAAAAGGCATAAGATAGTATTTTCCTCCATTGAGTCTATGCCTTCCCTCCTGCATCTACTATCAGACCTCctttaatgcagcgtggctCTATGCCAATTTCATACCTGTGGCGTGGTTTCCTAGTTCTATCCAAGCCatgtgtgtaaatcattttccattttaataattctttttattggtcTAGATCTTGGCTATCAAAGTTTTATGCTTCACCATTCCTACTTTACAATTTAGACACGCCAAGTATCATCAACACATGCAGATTCTTGGAGTAAGCCAGGTTTGAAGAAAAGGTTTTTATCACACTTTCACATCAACTAAGAAAATAATGGAATCGTACGATCATTCTTTTCTTGCATCTATAATCGTACATTAATTCCATTTCCATTCGTATCTTGCTAGAGATGAAAGTGCGAAAAAAAGCCATTGATTCAAGGTTGGCTTTACTTGAAGAATTAATCTTTAAGTGTTTTGGTTAATTCCATCTAATTAAGGAAAAGGATTAAAAAACAGAACATATTATAGTTCCTATTTACACCAGCTTTTCCAGATGTCGATCGATCTGGATTTTTATTCCTACACAGACGATGCTTCGTGGATTTTTGCCAACTACTCTCTTGTTGAATAGAAATTTGTTTGCATGGACTAGCAAGTTATCACGGATTACGGACGCATGGTACTTTCAATATATCATATGGATAACAtaccattaaaaattaatatatatttacataaacaatatttttaatatcgtGGCATATTCTGATAGGTTGATAGTATTTTTGTAATCTTTTGTAGGAGTACTAGCATTTATGGTCTTTAGAGAATTTATAATTCATTGCAAACAATATCATTAATCAGATATTGGCTATCAAAGTAATTTTATGCTTTAACGGTCCCAATTTACAACTTGGGCAGGACGCCAAGTATCATGATCAACATGTGCCTAATATATTAATTCTTCCATTCCTAAACGTGCATGCGCATGCagtttcattcttttcttcattGCGATGAAAGTGTGACGAAATCCTTTGATAATATTCATCACTTAATTACTCTTTAAGCTCATGAATTATGACAACTATCTATTTTGGATTAAGAAAGTCTCACAGTCATCCTTTGATACTTCATCATGTCCGGGCTCCAAAGTAATTCCTCCATCATCCAGCCGATACTATTGATGAGTGTATGTGGTATATGTGACTATACATTGCTTGTGAGTAAGAActtattattctttataatgattttaatggagttctaattgtattattgaccaACCCTTTTGAAATGAGCAATGTTACGTACCGTCCTCAAATAGGGACTGTATTGCAAGTCTAGTTAATTTtgtctttgaattttttcaaaattacaataatatccttatcaaaatgatacttttttttcatttaatgaagggCTTGCACATGCAGTCTCTAAATgtggactgcaaatagaatttctcgtTTGGAATATGGTTAGATGTGGCTTAAGTTTTTACTTGAGGCACTACAAATGATATCAAAGTTTATCTCAGccataattttgaaatttgagccatgccacctataATGGAATCGTCCGACGAGGACATTGAAAGTTTAAACTAGTATAGATGATTGTGATATCTCAATCTGAATGATAAATGCAGGTGGAGTTTAGAGTCTCACATTGTTTGTGAGTAAGTACgtagttcttactctttataatgattccaatgaatcttcaattgtatcatttactagtatttttgaaatattgttcATATGTAACTTGGAACTCCCTTGAAGCGTTACATTTTGACTATTAATATCGATTAGAAGAATTCTATTTATCTCTacacactacattttttttttttatcttatcaagtgtgtggtgtatggatgatgagtaaaataattcaattagtttaagaaaaataaaacaaaaaaaattaaaaatatatataaaaaaaagtgtgatgtgTGGGATAATAAGTAACAAAACTACACAATATTCTAATTGGTCAAAATTTCTTATAgactttataaattattactatataataacttTCATGTATTACAACAAGTCATATCAAGAGAGAGGTGGCCGGTAATATCCACATCTTGGCTACTAACTCTTTTATGTTTTAAGGCATCTACTTTACAATTTGCTGACGCTAAGTATCATCAACACATGCATATcacatacaatattttataaggCATATATAATCGAGCACTTCCATTCTTTTCTTCCATGAGacaaaagagtgaaaaaaaaaaaaggccttaCTCCAGAAGCATCTTTAGTGCTTTGGTTAATCCCATCGAAAGgaaagtatgaaaaaaaaaatcagaagacATATTTCCTGTATACAAAACTTTTTCCAAATGTCGGATTCTTATTCCTATATATAGACTATACGTGGCCAATAAGACAACAAATGATACTTCGTGGACTcataaagaaatgatatttacagttataaagtGTGCAAGAGCTACGCCACTGCGTGCTCCTTTTGAaacactcatataaaaaaaattaattttttgatgatagacattactctttttcaaaataagtgtaTAGAATTTACAAAACTCATGATTAtttctaacattactctttattatattatttatcaacGCGTACACACACATGTGCGcgcccacacacacacatatatacatattatatatatcatcattcATTTGAATCATTATGAGCCTTTATTTTACAAATCATATAGATGAATGCTAAAGTGGGGCTGAACTAGGAAGCAGCTTACATTTACTGTGGTGAGTATCGATTGTTGTTACGggctttttatttatatgtgcTTATTTTCATTCAAGTTTTGGTAATTACTCGCCCCCCAGCTTCctctttttataattagaaGTTGTATGTCCCTTTGTTTTCTATTTGGATTGGATTTTAGTGCGGAGGAAGACAGCAAGATCTCGAGAGTACGACTAGAGAACAAACCATCCATCGGGTCTATACGTTTTGGAAGGAGTTGATCAAAGGTTCAAACTACATTCATCAAATCCGAAAATCTGATCCCAATTTTAAGGTAAGAacaatttgaaaggaaaaaaaaaaaaaaagtaaacaaaggTATAACAACATCATGCATGTAGGTCTGCCGTCATGACTTATTTAAAGGATTTCTCTCGTttagattatttattagttGTGTGTAATGTAGACTATAGAGAGGCCAGGGAGCAATGGAGATTCAACATTTCAGCCACCATCATCCCTTGACGTTAGTCCTCTTCAACGAAGTGGAATATAATCGCTGTAAAATATGTTGGGAAAAATTAGCAACCGATTCTGATCATTACGGATGCAAAGAGTGCGGTTTCTACATACATAAATCATGTGCTGAATTTCCCCATGAGTTGCAGCACCCCTCACATCCCAAACATCTTCTTCTCCTCGAACTAAATGATTTGGAACCATGCGCTAATTGCAACTCCTATATGTTCGAGTTTAAATATAAGTGTCCTCATTGTCACGAGTCGTTATATCTTTGTCCTGAATGTGCATTTCTACCACTCACCAAAAAAGCTGAAAATCATGACCACCCATTGAACCTTATGCAGAAATTATTGCCGTTCACGTGTGATTATTGTTTGAAGAAAGGCAATAGCATGCCTTACTTTTGTTCCACCTGTTCGTATATGATCCACTCAAAATGTACATCTTTACCATTGATTATACAATCATCAACCATACAAGTTGAAATTCACAACCATCCATTGACCCTTGTGCAAAGATTTCTGATCTCCCTCACTTGCGATGCTTGTGGGAATAAAATCGAGAACACATTTTACTTTTGTGCCACTTGTTCATTTGTTGCCCACCTCAGTTGTGCCCATTCACCATCAATCGTCAAAGTAATAAGGCACAAGCATACTCTCAATCTCACCTACTCTCTTCCAGCTGACCAATCCAAATGTAGAGTACTGTGCCATATATGTGATAAGACGGTCGACACGAACTACTGGCTCTACAGTTGCTCAAGCCACGATTTTGTTGCTCACCTTCATTGTGCTacaagggaagaagaaagagacaAAAAGTTTGTGCCGAACTCTAAAGAAGATCACCGTGATAAATCTATTGACTTATTACCATATATTGTCAAAAAGACCAAATCAGAAGGAGACGGAACTGAAATACATACAGAAATCAAGCATTTGAGTCACGAGCATGACTTAAAACTCACCGATGAGCTTTGAGACAAAAAGCACAATGAACAGCGACAACGACAAGGGCAGCTCTTGCTCTacaggggatttgaacctttgCCCCATCTGCCTCGGTCGACCCATCGTTCAAGATTCCTACCTTGATAAATGTTTTCGTATgtttcttatctcttttctCTGTGTGTTCGGTTGCCGAGATAGTGAATTAGGAAATAAGTAAATGGGCATCACTGTAATAAGTTAAAGACTGTTGTTTGTTCAATCCCATGAGTTGGGTTTTTGCAAGACCTCTAAAAGtgttatataaagaaaatttgtttgtatttgatgtgaattaattTACGTATTGTTTAAGTTATTgaagtttaattatttgtttaagtttcatttttcccagcatgaaataaataattgccTGAAATAATCTGATCAGTGTAGAATAAAACACAATACTAATAAGATGGTAGACTCATTCTCAAAAGCATTGTGGTATAATAATACACAATTAATTCACCATGTTTGTAGCGTGTGAGTTTTATGTAGAATAAAACACAATTAATTCACAACTAATTCAAGCTTAGTAGTTGAAATGAAACTaatcacttattaaaaaaattgaaatgaaactAATCACCAACTGACTGCTAAAATGCCTGCAAAGTTCTTGGAGACAAGAGATGAACCGATTgccaaattaatttttttggtgaTGGGCATGCGTACTTCTACCTGAGTTTGCGGCTTATGGGAGTTAGGGTGGTTACGTACATGATCTTTGTAGAATCGTCACTATTTACAATTAGCAGAGTTCgtattttgaacatttttctAACCATGTCatgtttcttaattttgttgccaatggttcaagaatttaTAGTGCTTGTTATTAATCTCCCAATTTAATGGGGAGTGAACATACTGCTTTTTTCCCCTGTAAGCAGGAAATTATATCTAGTCCTTTTTCCCCTGAGAGTGAGGATGCacgagatcagagagagagagagagagagagagagagagaggaaggatTTCCCGCtccgttttcttctttttcggATGGAGCTTGAATGATTTGTTGTCAATTTGCTTATTGACAGACTTGGGATCTGTTACATAAAGTAGAATACTTTGCGATGGATTGTTATAATTACAGCTGCTTGGATAATTTAAAGTTTCGTCAATCTTCATgaataacttttctaaattccttGGAAAGGAGCAGgattgaacaaaaaataaacccaaaatccTTTTGAAGTAAACTTGCAAAAGTAATTAAGAGTACAACAGTTTCAATTCAATTGCACTGTGCCCCGAGTTTTAGCTATCCTTCTATGTGCCATCAGCTCTCTAGCCAGCTTTGCTTCTTGCCATTTACCAACCCTAGCATATATATTGGAAAGAAGAACATAAACTCCGCTACCCTGAGGTTCCAGCTCTGTTATACGGCTTCTCAATTGATCAGCTAGATTCACATTTCCATGAATCTCACAACCATTTAAAAGAGCACCCCATATGGCAATATTTGGTTGGGTTGGCATTTTCTTCACTAACCTCTCTGCCTTTTCGAAGTGGCCTGCTCGGCTCAAGAGATCAACCATGCAACCATAGTGCTCTACTGTTGGCTCTATGCTGTAATCATCTGCTATTGAAGTGAAGTGTCTCTGACCTTCTTCTACCAACCCAAGATGGCTACATGCAGATAGAACCCCAATGTATGTGATCTCGTCAGGGATTACATTAGGATCCTCTTGCATTCTCTTGAAAGTACTTAGAGCTTCCTCTGCATGCCCGTGCATAGCTAAACCAATTATCATGCTCGTCCATGCAATCGCGTCTTTCTTTTGCAATTCACAAAAGATCTTATGCGAACTTCTTGCATCTCCAACTTTGGCATACATGTCCAACAGGGCAGTTCCAACGGCAATATCCTTGACGATGTTGGTCTTCAATACAAATGAATGAATATTTTGTCCCAATGCCAAAGCCCCCAAATGAGCACAGACACCAATGACGCCCAAACAAGTAGCTGTGTCCGGCTGAAACCCACCAATCATCATGTCTCGAAACAGACCTAGTGCCTCCTCAACCCTGCCATACTGATTATAAGCACCAACCATGGAATTCCACGCAACCAAGCTTTTTTGAGGCATTCTGTTGAACAGCTTCCTTGCGTATCCCAAGCTACCACATTTTGCATACATATCTATAATGGCAGTTGCAAGTATCACGTTGAAATTCGAGTCTGATTCAAAGGGATCATATCCCAGTTGGCAGACACGACTGTGAACCCCTTTTCCA
This genomic interval from Juglans microcarpa x Juglans regia isolate MS1-56 chromosome 4D, Jm3101_v1.0, whole genome shotgun sequence contains the following:
- the LOC121259495 gene encoding uncharacterized protein LOC121259495 yields the protein MEIQHFSHHHPLTLVLFNEVEYNRCKICWEKLATDSDHYGCKECGFYIHKSCAEFPHELQHPSHPKHLLLLELNDLEPCANCNSYMFEFKYKCPHCHESLYLCPECAFLPLTKKAENHDHPLNLMQKLLPFTCDYCLKKGNSMPYFCSTCSYMIHSKCTSLPLIIQSSTIQVEIHNHPLTLVQRFLISLTCDACGNKIENTFYFCATCSFVAHLSCAHSPSIVKVIRHKHTLNLTYSLPADQSKCRVLCHICDKTVDTNYWLYSCSSHDFVAHLHCATREEERDKKFVPNSKEDHRDKSIDLLPYIVKKTKSEGDGTEIHTEIKHLSHEHDLKLTDEL
- the LOC121259493 gene encoding putative pentatricopeptide repeat-containing protein At3g05240 isoform X2 yields the protein MMKHYNAILPLLDKCKTMTELRQLHGLMITTSVIKYVIPLSRLIDFCANPKAGDLDYAESVFSQIEVPSAYIWNSMIKAYSNSNNPDEAVHMYREMQRRDMVAGLKVFDAIPKWNVVAWTSLISGYVNNGWPRKAIELYKDMEFWGVEPNEITLVNVLVACSHSRDIDSGKGVHSRVCQLGYDPFESDSNFNVILATAIIDMYAKCGSLGYARKLFNRMPQKSLVAWNSMVGAYNQYGRVEEALGLFRDMMIGGFQPDTATCLGVIGVCAHLGALALGQNIHSFVLKTNIVKDIAVGTALLDMYAKVGDARSSHKIFCELQKKDAIAWTSMIIGLAMHGHAEEALSTFKRMQEDPNVIPDEITYIGVLSACSHLGLVEEGQRHFTSIADDYSIEPTVEHYGCMVDLLSRAGHFEKAERLVKKMPTQPNIAIWGALLNGCEIHGNVNLADQLRSRITELEPQGSGVYVLLSNIYARVGKWQEAKLARELMAHRRIAKTRGTVQLN
- the LOC121259493 gene encoding putative pentatricopeptide repeat-containing protein At3g05240 isoform X1, coding for MMKHYNAILPLLDKCKTMTELRQLHGLMITTSVIKYVIPLSRLIDFCANPKAGDLDYAESVFSQIEVPSAYIWNSMIKAYSNSNNPDEAVHMYREMQRRGYSPDHFTFPFVLKACSVVTNPHHGKCIHCRILKTGFELDVYASCGLLNMYVSCADMVAGLKVFDAIPKWNVVAWTSLISGYVNNGWPRKAIELYKDMEFWGVEPNEITLVNVLVACSHSRDIDSGKGVHSRVCQLGYDPFESDSNFNVILATAIIDMYAKCGSLGYARKLFNRMPQKSLVAWNSMVGAYNQYGRVEEALGLFRDMMIGGFQPDTATCLGVIGVCAHLGALALGQNIHSFVLKTNIVKDIAVGTALLDMYAKVGDARSSHKIFCELQKKDAIAWTSMIIGLAMHGHAEEALSTFKRMQEDPNVIPDEITYIGVLSACSHLGLVEEGQRHFTSIADDYSIEPTVEHYGCMVDLLSRAGHFEKAERLVKKMPTQPNIAIWGALLNGCEIHGNVNLADQLRSRITELEPQGSGVYVLLSNIYARVGKWQEAKLARELMAHRRIAKTRGTVQLN